A portion of the Burkholderia sp. GAS332 genome contains these proteins:
- a CDS encoding Ferredoxin-NADP reductase encodes MNASKLPVVISVQSSNNHAFSKAPKATIRLIENFGVEGDSHAGAIDQHVYHVKRFGQRPNLRQVHLIQAELFDQVLEKGHTVRPGDLGENIATRNIDLLNLPTGTRLRFGTDAMIELTGLRNPCVQIENFQPGLLQHVVESKPTGLVRKAGVMSIVLQGGEVRPGDPIEIELPPLPHEPLIYRVPALEVRIAAIRREAEGIHSLEFRALDNSALPSFTAGAHIDLMLAPGLTRSYSLSNDPQERNRYVVSVNKDPGSRGGSRHVHEQLRVSDRLIVSPPRNNFQLDETAGHTVLIGGGIGITPLKAMIARLDNIGRNWELFYAARNRVTTAFLEELQHLEDANPGRVHFHFSAESKGARLDLKAIVSGAPGASHFYCCGPQSMIEAFEEATAALPRSQVHAEYFGAKGAAAVDGGFRITLQRAQRELEVRRGSTILETLLAADVTVPYSCKEGVCGSCKVRVIEGLPDHRDSVLSPDEHARNDQMMVCCSGSKTPSLVLDL; translated from the coding sequence GTGAACGCATCTAAGCTTCCCGTCGTTATCTCGGTACAAAGCAGCAACAATCACGCTTTCAGCAAAGCGCCCAAGGCGACAATCAGGCTGATAGAAAACTTCGGCGTTGAGGGCGACTCGCACGCGGGCGCTATCGATCAGCACGTCTATCACGTTAAGCGGTTTGGCCAGCGTCCGAACCTGCGACAGGTCCACCTGATCCAGGCTGAGCTGTTCGATCAGGTGCTGGAGAAGGGGCATACGGTGCGCCCCGGCGACCTGGGCGAGAACATCGCAACAAGGAATATTGACCTGCTCAACCTGCCGACGGGTACCCGTCTTCGATTCGGTACGGACGCAATGATCGAGCTAACCGGTCTGCGCAATCCCTGCGTTCAGATTGAGAATTTTCAGCCTGGGCTGCTCCAGCACGTCGTGGAGTCAAAGCCGACGGGGCTGGTGCGGAAGGCCGGCGTGATGAGCATCGTCCTGCAAGGAGGGGAAGTGCGGCCAGGCGACCCGATAGAAATCGAGCTACCGCCGCTGCCTCATGAACCGCTCATTTATCGTGTCCCTGCGCTCGAAGTGCGGATTGCGGCAATCCGCCGGGAAGCGGAAGGCATTCATTCATTGGAGTTCCGGGCCTTGGACAACAGTGCCCTTCCTTCTTTCACAGCCGGTGCGCACATTGACCTGATGCTGGCCCCCGGCCTGACGCGAAGCTATTCGCTCAGTAACGATCCGCAAGAACGAAATCGCTACGTTGTGTCGGTCAACAAGGACCCCGGCAGCCGTGGCGGTTCGAGGCACGTGCATGAGCAGTTACGCGTCAGCGATCGGCTGATCGTCAGCCCGCCGCGCAATAACTTCCAGCTCGACGAGACTGCCGGGCACACGGTCCTGATCGGCGGTGGCATCGGTATCACGCCCCTAAAAGCCATGATTGCGAGACTCGATAACATCGGCAGGAACTGGGAACTGTTCTACGCGGCAAGAAATCGCGTGACGACGGCGTTTCTGGAAGAACTGCAACACCTCGAAGATGCGAATCCAGGGCGTGTCCATTTCCACTTCAGTGCGGAGTCGAAAGGCGCGCGACTCGATCTCAAAGCAATCGTGTCGGGTGCGCCCGGTGCGTCGCACTTTTACTGCTGCGGTCCCCAGTCGATGATCGAGGCATTCGAGGAGGCGACGGCAGCGCTACCGAGGTCTCAGGTACACGCCGAGTATTTCGGGGCCAAGGGCGCAGCAGCCGTCGATGGCGGCTTCAGGATCACGTTGCAACGCGCTCAGCGAGAGCTTGAAGTGCGTCGCGGCAGCACGATCCTGGAAACGTTGCTGGCTGCCGACGTCACCGTGCCGTATTCCTGCAAAGAAGGCGTATGCGGCTCGTGCAAGGTAAGGGTCATCGAAGGCCTGCCAGATCATCGAGACTCGGTTCTGAGTCCGGACGAGCACGCCCGGAACGATCAGATGATGGTGTGCTGCTCTGGGTCAAAGACGCCATCGCTTGTGCTGGATTTATAA
- a CDS encoding methyl-accepting chemotaxis sensory transducer with Cache sensor, whose translation MHKLSFTQKLWLPLIISLGALLAVSVSAAWQSRETRIEERKHDLTNVAHVGLGIVAEYGALAQSGALPEADARKQALERLRGIRYGEDGYFLVIDSKPRMVMHPIKPALEGKDLADSVDADGRHHYATFASVAQAPGGGFVDYVFPHPGAAAQAVGKIGYVVRYAPWDWIIATGAYVDDIDAAFTESLWLIGAIFVAVSMVLVAFVAVTNRSIVRTVGGDPAYAVNVADAIASGDLTVAIRTRDGDTSSLLHVMQRMRDALTGIISQIKHASDNVACGANEIANGNADLSSRTESQAASLQETASSMEQMTAMIRQTADNARIASELAAGAAHIATRGGDMIAQAVAAMKTISSESGRMVEIIATIEGIAFQTNILALNAAVEAARAGEQGRGFAVVASEVRSLAQRSATAAKEIRQLISHAVDSVGSGAILVKNTGSTIDEARDAIRHVTGVVQEIAAAAAEQSAGVDQVNLAVTQMDDMTQQNAALVEQAAAAAQSLNEQATSLQRAAGAFHVDDADASGGAPFVPASAQRRAVFA comes from the coding sequence ATGCACAAGCTCAGTTTTACGCAAAAACTGTGGCTGCCACTGATCATCAGCCTCGGAGCGTTGCTCGCCGTCTCGGTGTCGGCAGCGTGGCAATCGCGCGAGACGCGCATCGAGGAACGTAAGCACGACCTCACGAACGTCGCGCACGTCGGACTCGGCATCGTGGCGGAGTACGGGGCGTTGGCGCAAAGCGGCGCGCTGCCGGAGGCGGATGCCCGCAAGCAGGCGCTCGAGCGCCTGCGCGGCATCCGCTATGGCGAAGACGGCTATTTCCTCGTGATCGACTCGAAGCCGCGGATGGTGATGCATCCGATCAAACCGGCACTCGAAGGTAAGGATCTCGCGGACAGCGTCGATGCCGACGGCCGTCACCATTACGCGACGTTCGCGTCGGTCGCACAGGCGCCGGGCGGCGGCTTCGTCGACTACGTGTTCCCGCATCCGGGCGCGGCGGCGCAGGCGGTCGGCAAGATCGGCTACGTGGTGCGCTATGCGCCGTGGGACTGGATCATCGCGACCGGCGCCTATGTCGACGACATCGACGCTGCGTTCACGGAGTCGTTGTGGCTGATCGGCGCGATCTTTGTGGCGGTGTCGATGGTGCTCGTGGCATTCGTCGCGGTCACGAACCGCAGCATCGTGCGCACGGTCGGCGGCGATCCGGCCTACGCGGTGAACGTAGCGGATGCGATCGCATCAGGCGACCTGACGGTGGCGATCCGCACGCGCGACGGCGACACGTCGAGCCTGCTGCACGTCATGCAGCGGATGCGCGACGCGCTGACAGGCATCATCAGCCAGATCAAGCACGCGTCCGACAACGTCGCGTGCGGCGCGAACGAGATCGCGAACGGCAATGCGGACCTGTCGTCGCGCACCGAGAGCCAGGCGGCGTCGCTGCAGGAAACGGCGTCGAGCATGGAGCAGATGACGGCGATGATCCGCCAGACTGCGGACAACGCGCGCATCGCGAGCGAGCTTGCGGCCGGCGCCGCGCATATCGCAACCCGCGGCGGCGACATGATCGCGCAGGCCGTCGCGGCGATGAAAACGATCTCGAGCGAATCGGGCCGCATGGTCGAGATCATCGCCACGATCGAGGGCATTGCGTTCCAGACCAACATCCTCGCACTGAATGCGGCGGTCGAAGCGGCACGCGCGGGTGAGCAGGGCCGCGGCTTCGCGGTCGTCGCGAGCGAGGTGCGCAGCCTCGCGCAGCGTAGCGCGACCGCGGCAAAGGAAATCCGCCAACTGATCAGTCATGCGGTGGACAGCGTCGGCAGCGGCGCGATATTGGTCAAAAACACCGGCTCGACGATCGACGAAGCGCGCGACGCGATCAGACACGTGACCGGCGTCGTGCAGGAGATCGCGGCGGCGGCAGCGGAGCAGAGTGCCGGCGTCGACCAGGTGAATCTCGCGGTCACGCAGATGGACGACATGACGCAGCAGAATGCGGCACTCGTTGAGCAGGCGGCCGCCGCGGCGCAGTCGCTGAACGAGCAGGCAACGAGCCTGCAACGCGCGGCCGGGGCCTTCCATGTGGACGACGCCGACGCTAGCGGCGGCGCGCCGTTCGTGCCGGCTTCGGCGCAGCGCCGCGCCGTGTTCGCGTAA
- a CDS encoding drug resistance transporter, EmrB/QacA subfamily — MSTLDKARLHSSPDTHTVDPRRWLALPVLLTGAFLPILDFNVVNLALPSIRQNLGATSGEIEFVISAYAATYAVFLITGGRLGDLFGRKRMFVTGVAGFTLASALCGLAPSAAALVAARILQGLTATVMAPQVLASIRVLFPPAEQGRALALYGATFGLANICGQVLGGALVSLHPLGFTWQAIFLINVPIGLVAFVGGLAFLRDSRAEHAQRLDMGGVVLLSVALGLLVYPLVEGRESGWPMWIIAMLVAAPFVFALFVRFETRLAARGGSPLVEFALFREAGFAVGVAMAFALYMLSSFYLTFSVYLQGGLHLSPLQAGLETLPYAVAYFLASLASAHVMRRLGKFALTVGFALQVVGFGVALLAVAGTLASGLHVGLAIAGLGFGTVMPSVIKAVIGGVAPKHAGLASGIVISTFQIASALGVAIIGGVFYAELGAGRGAVAFGHAFAVALGCNVVLLAVGGVLSLFLPDQRHALANATSTGASRG, encoded by the coding sequence ATGAGCACACTCGACAAAGCGCGCCTGCATTCTTCGCCCGACACGCACACAGTTGACCCACGGCGCTGGCTCGCGCTACCCGTCCTGTTGACGGGGGCGTTCCTTCCGATCCTTGACTTCAACGTTGTCAACCTTGCACTCCCGTCAATCAGGCAGAATCTCGGCGCCACGTCGGGGGAGATCGAATTCGTCATCTCGGCGTATGCGGCAACCTACGCAGTTTTCCTCATCACGGGTGGGCGGCTCGGTGACCTGTTTGGCCGCAAGCGCATGTTCGTGACTGGCGTTGCTGGCTTCACACTCGCGTCGGCATTGTGCGGACTCGCGCCGTCCGCTGCCGCACTCGTCGCGGCGCGCATCCTGCAGGGCCTGACCGCGACCGTTATGGCACCTCAGGTGCTGGCCTCCATTCGCGTGTTGTTTCCCCCCGCAGAACAGGGGCGCGCACTCGCGCTCTATGGCGCAACTTTCGGCCTCGCGAACATCTGCGGGCAGGTGCTGGGCGGCGCGCTCGTATCGTTACATCCGTTGGGATTCACCTGGCAGGCGATCTTCCTGATCAACGTGCCTATCGGTCTCGTGGCATTCGTCGGCGGTCTTGCGTTTCTGCGAGACTCGCGGGCCGAGCATGCGCAACGTCTCGACATGGGCGGCGTTGTGCTGCTGTCGGTCGCGTTAGGTCTTCTGGTTTATCCACTCGTCGAAGGCCGGGAAAGCGGCTGGCCGATGTGGATCATCGCGATGCTCGTCGCAGCGCCGTTTGTGTTCGCGCTTTTTGTACGCTTCGAAACGCGCCTGGCCGCGAGGGGTGGTTCGCCCCTTGTCGAGTTCGCGCTGTTCCGCGAAGCGGGCTTCGCAGTCGGCGTCGCTATGGCATTCGCGTTGTATATGCTCTCGTCGTTCTATCTGACATTCTCCGTGTACCTGCAAGGAGGGCTGCACCTCTCGCCACTTCAAGCAGGCCTGGAGACGTTGCCGTACGCCGTCGCCTATTTCCTGGCGTCCCTCGCCTCCGCTCACGTCATGCGGCGGCTTGGCAAGTTCGCACTGACGGTCGGCTTCGCCTTGCAGGTGGTCGGCTTCGGTGTCGCGCTCCTCGCGGTGGCGGGAACGCTGGCGAGCGGTCTTCATGTCGGTCTCGCGATCGCCGGGTTGGGGTTTGGCACGGTCATGCCGTCGGTCATCAAGGCGGTGATCGGTGGGGTTGCGCCGAAGCATGCAGGGCTTGCTTCTGGAATTGTCATTTCGACGTTTCAGATCGCCTCGGCGCTTGGTGTCGCAATCATCGGCGGCGTGTTCTATGCCGAGCTGGGCGCTGGTCGCGGAGCCGTTGCGTTCGGTCACGCATTTGCCGTCGCGCTCGGCTGCAACGTGGTGTTGCTGGCCGTCGGCGGCGTGCTTTCACTATTCCTGCCCGATCAGCGGCACGCGCTCGCAAACGCGACTTCTACCGGAGCAAGCCGCGGCTAA
- a CDS encoding transcriptional regulator, LysR family encodes MATLDVDAVRAFTLVADFQSFTRAAEAMDTTQAAISMKLKRLEDRLGHKLIERTPRLVRLSARGAAFLDAAREFVAAHERALAELSGTTRRLALGISDHVAGPDLPVLLTRLHAYDPTLLIEVQIASSRELLDAFELGKLDAAILRREDDRRNGEVLALEPLGWFASPGFVHREGGPLRLASLSASCGIRNVATRRLDAAGIAWVDVFIGGGTAAVTAAVSAGLAVGAFAHRVAPLGLVEVGALLGLPALPSSEIVLHSSLSDTKSREALRTVAAAFREHRPAIR; translated from the coding sequence ATGGCAACACTCGATGTCGACGCGGTGCGCGCCTTCACACTCGTCGCGGACTTTCAGAGCTTCACGCGCGCCGCGGAGGCAATGGACACGACGCAGGCCGCGATCAGCATGAAGCTGAAGCGGCTGGAGGACCGGCTCGGGCACAAGCTCATCGAACGCACGCCGCGGCTGGTGCGGCTGTCCGCGCGCGGCGCCGCGTTTCTGGATGCTGCGCGCGAGTTCGTCGCGGCGCATGAGCGCGCCCTTGCCGAACTATCGGGTACCACGCGGCGCCTTGCGCTCGGCATCAGCGACCATGTTGCGGGGCCTGATCTACCGGTCCTGCTCACGCGGCTGCACGCCTACGATCCCACCTTGCTGATCGAAGTACAGATCGCATCGTCCCGCGAACTGCTCGACGCGTTCGAGCTCGGCAAGCTCGACGCTGCAATCCTGCGTCGCGAGGACGACCGCCGCAACGGGGAAGTGCTCGCGCTGGAGCCGCTGGGCTGGTTTGCATCGCCCGGCTTCGTGCATCGGGAAGGGGGGCCGCTGCGGCTCGCGTCGCTCTCGGCATCATGCGGAATACGCAACGTGGCGACGCGCAGGTTGGACGCAGCGGGGATTGCCTGGGTCGATGTGTTCATCGGTGGGGGGACAGCGGCCGTTACTGCTGCCGTGTCGGCCGGACTGGCCGTCGGAGCGTTCGCGCATCGGGTCGCGCCGCTCGGTCTCGTCGAAGTCGGCGCGCTGCTGGGCCTGCCTGCGCTTCCTTCGTCGGAAATTGTGCTGCATTCGAGTCTCTCGGATACGAAATCGCGCGAGGCCTTGCGTACGGTTGCAGCCGCATTTCGGGAACATCGACCGGCAATCCGATAA
- a CDS encoding NAD(P)-dependent dehydrogenase, short-chain alcohol dehydrogenase family — MRLKNKSALITGGTSGIGLATAKLFIAEGARVAVTGRDVAAFERVKAELGENALVLKGDVRSIEDMQGIAAEVKEKFGGLDVVFANAGRAFPSALNDIDEDLYHEIMDINVKGVVVTLQAVLPDLREGSSVILNTSFVAQTGKHGISLTAAAKAAVRSLARSWSYEFLDRKIRFNAIAPGAMDTPLISKWGMSDEWVRDRKAEFAKAIPVGYMGQAEDIAYAALYLASDESSYVVGTELVVDGGASQL, encoded by the coding sequence ATGAGGCTTAAGAACAAATCAGCTTTGATCACGGGCGGCACGAGTGGCATCGGTCTCGCGACCGCTAAGCTTTTCATTGCAGAAGGCGCTCGGGTAGCGGTGACGGGTCGCGATGTTGCCGCATTTGAGCGTGTGAAGGCCGAGCTTGGGGAGAACGCGCTTGTTCTCAAGGGCGACGTACGTTCGATCGAGGACATGCAGGGGATTGCCGCTGAGGTGAAAGAGAAGTTCGGCGGTTTGGATGTCGTGTTTGCCAACGCGGGTCGAGCTTTCCCGTCCGCACTCAACGACATCGACGAAGATCTCTATCACGAGATTATGGACATCAACGTCAAGGGCGTGGTGGTCACGCTTCAGGCGGTGCTGCCTGACTTGCGCGAGGGCTCTTCTGTCATTCTCAATACATCGTTCGTCGCGCAGACCGGCAAGCATGGCATCTCGTTGACTGCGGCGGCGAAGGCTGCCGTACGATCACTTGCCCGCAGTTGGTCCTACGAGTTTCTCGACCGAAAAATCCGCTTTAACGCGATCGCGCCCGGCGCGATGGACACGCCCCTGATCAGCAAGTGGGGTATGTCCGATGAGTGGGTTCGCGACCGCAAGGCCGAGTTCGCCAAAGCTATTCCGGTGGGCTACATGGGCCAGGCCGAGGACATTGCTTACGCGGCGCTCTATCTCGCCAGCGACGAATCCTCCTACGTAGTCGGCACCGAACTTGTCGTCGATGGCGGTGCCTCGCAACTTTGA
- a CDS encoding DJ-1/PfpI family protein, with product MADNSENNASGERLVSAGQSRRDLLKFGSFTALGAILGGGGLLGRATPVLAQTGSEGELAPNDPLNILIVNYDGGTLLDFAGPSEIFHRLPNTNVRYASLNGGNVTLEFGVVYGKTERLADIEKTDLILVPGGSDLTAPMRPEYQAQIRRLAESAKHITSVCNGSLVLAATGVLKGKRSACHWAFVNKLSEYGAIPVPDRFVEDDNGRFMSGGGVTAGIDFALRVAAKLRGQQAAEFTQLVIEYDPAPPFHSGHPRDARPEVLAMVDKELPGASKGLARIPGVR from the coding sequence TTGGCCGACAATAGCGAAAACAACGCCTCCGGCGAGCGACTGGTCAGCGCGGGCCAGTCCCGCCGCGATCTTCTCAAGTTTGGAAGCTTCACTGCGCTCGGCGCCATCCTGGGTGGTGGAGGCCTGCTTGGCCGCGCCACGCCTGTTCTTGCGCAGACAGGCAGCGAAGGGGAACTTGCCCCGAATGATCCCCTCAATATTTTGATCGTAAATTACGATGGAGGGACGCTTCTCGATTTCGCCGGCCCCAGCGAGATATTTCACCGGCTACCGAATACGAACGTTCGCTATGCGAGCCTCAATGGGGGCAACGTGACCCTCGAGTTTGGGGTCGTGTATGGCAAGACTGAACGACTGGCCGATATCGAGAAGACAGACTTGATCCTGGTTCCCGGCGGGTCTGATTTGACGGCGCCGATGCGCCCAGAGTATCAAGCGCAGATCCGGCGTCTGGCTGAAAGCGCCAAACATATTACGTCGGTTTGCAACGGATCGCTCGTGCTCGCCGCAACGGGCGTTCTCAAGGGTAAGCGAAGCGCCTGCCATTGGGCCTTCGTCAACAAGCTGTCTGAATATGGCGCCATCCCCGTTCCGGATCGCTTCGTAGAAGACGACAACGGCCGGTTCATGAGCGGCGGCGGCGTGACGGCGGGCATCGACTTCGCCCTTCGCGTTGCCGCGAAACTGCGCGGTCAACAGGCCGCCGAATTCACGCAACTCGTGATCGAATATGATCCCGCCCCGCCGTTCCATTCCGGTCATCCCAGAGACGCGCGGCCAGAAGTCCTTGCGATGGTCGACAAGGAACTGCCGGGCGCATCCAAGGGTCTCGCCCGAATCCCAGGCGTTCGTTGA
- a CDS encoding transcriptional regulator, AraC family /transcriptional regulator, AraC family with amidase-like domain, which translates to MHRIGFFVCRGHDALDLAGPLSAFNQVATAAGHTPYDLHVISQPGGPILGNACLPIETKPIGRRTFDTVVFVGGDIDPMQTSENIAAAKKLASKASRVASVCTGAFLLAETGLLDGLRATTHWRYAALLQSRFPHTRVEGDSIYIADGRIWTSAGIAAGIDLALAMIERDMGAEIARAVARLLVVPYRRPGGQSQFSAMSQMEPESDRIRIALNFAREHLAEALPVERLADAARLSLRQFGRAFRRETGETPAKAVERLRVEAARLRLQDGSEPIEQIALAVGFTDPERMRRAFVKLHGHPPQSIRRESRLNGER; encoded by the coding sequence ATGCATCGAATTGGATTCTTCGTTTGCCGTGGCCACGATGCGCTTGATCTTGCCGGACCACTTTCGGCTTTTAATCAGGTGGCCACAGCCGCTGGCCATACCCCATATGATCTTCATGTGATCTCGCAGCCTGGAGGACCAATTCTTGGCAATGCGTGCCTGCCGATCGAGACAAAGCCGATCGGGAGGCGCACGTTTGACACCGTCGTATTCGTGGGCGGTGATATCGATCCGATGCAAACATCGGAGAACATCGCCGCTGCCAAGAAATTAGCCTCCAAAGCCTCACGGGTGGCAAGCGTGTGTACAGGGGCGTTTTTGCTTGCGGAAACCGGCTTGTTGGACGGCCTGAGAGCAACGACCCACTGGCGGTACGCCGCTCTATTGCAGTCGCGCTTCCCTCATACCAGGGTCGAGGGCGATAGTATCTATATAGCGGACGGCCGTATTTGGACGTCGGCTGGCATCGCCGCCGGCATCGACTTGGCGCTCGCTATGATTGAAAGAGATATGGGCGCGGAAATTGCGCGCGCTGTCGCCAGGCTTTTGGTCGTTCCGTATCGCCGACCTGGAGGCCAGTCCCAATTCTCTGCTATGTCGCAAATGGAGCCGGAGTCAGATCGTATCCGCATCGCTCTGAATTTTGCCAGAGAGCATCTGGCTGAAGCGCTACCTGTCGAGCGACTCGCCGATGCCGCAAGATTAAGTCTGCGACAATTCGGACGCGCATTTCGCCGGGAAACGGGTGAAACGCCTGCTAAGGCGGTCGAGCGCTTACGCGTTGAAGCTGCGCGACTGCGCCTGCAGGATGGTAGCGAACCGATCGAACAGATTGCTCTGGCTGTGGGGTTCACCGATCCGGAGCGGATGCGGAGGGCTTTCGTCAAACTGCATGGACATCCGCCGCAATCGATCCGGCGCGAGAGCAGATTGAACGGTGAGCGCTGA
- a CDS encoding DNA-binding transcriptional regulator, LysR family: MHALHFLHPILHVMHDSLRRIDLNLLLVFDALYRHRSVVSAAEELCLSSSACSHAISRLRSALGDELFVRLGNGMQPTARAEQIASGVSEALQSLTGSLGDFGPFVPSASSQTFVFAATDFTAFALLPPLVAALECDAPHIRVRVIYSTHRESLDDLASGRVQFALGFSDENDNQESGLESLDCLADDYVVAIRKGHPRIKKKLSLAQYLAERHVVVTPWNAEGSVVDGTLLKSGLVRDVAVQLPSVMAAPFIVANSQLLITLPRRVALQLADAIPLTIYPAPFDIPRYILKVFFHTRHSGSPAHHWMREQMVSALSALPNPARTG; encoded by the coding sequence ATGCATGCGCTGCATTTTCTTCATCCGATACTGCACGTCATGCACGATAGCCTTCGCCGTATTGATCTGAACCTGTTGTTGGTCTTCGACGCGCTATACCGGCATCGAAGCGTAGTCTCGGCAGCCGAGGAGCTTTGCCTAAGCTCGTCGGCGTGCAGTCACGCGATCTCGCGCCTACGTAGTGCATTGGGGGACGAGCTTTTCGTGCGCCTCGGGAATGGTATGCAGCCGACCGCAAGAGCCGAACAAATAGCATCGGGCGTCAGCGAAGCATTGCAAAGCCTGACGGGCAGCCTGGGGGATTTTGGTCCGTTCGTTCCGTCTGCGAGCAGTCAGACCTTTGTCTTCGCCGCGACTGACTTCACCGCGTTCGCGCTATTACCTCCCCTGGTTGCAGCGCTGGAATGCGACGCCCCACATATCCGCGTCCGCGTGATTTATTCGACCCATCGCGAGTCGCTGGATGACCTCGCCTCTGGGCGGGTTCAGTTTGCCCTAGGGTTTTCAGACGAAAACGACAACCAGGAATCCGGACTCGAGTCGCTCGATTGCCTTGCGGACGATTACGTGGTCGCGATCCGGAAGGGGCACCCCCGGATCAAAAAAAAGCTGTCGCTAGCTCAGTACCTCGCGGAGCGACACGTCGTTGTCACCCCATGGAACGCAGAGGGCAGCGTTGTCGACGGGACGCTGCTAAAGTCGGGGCTTGTTCGCGACGTAGCCGTGCAATTGCCGAGTGTGATGGCCGCCCCGTTCATCGTTGCCAATTCTCAGCTCCTGATCACGTTGCCTCGACGGGTGGCGCTACAACTGGCGGACGCGATCCCGCTAACAATTTACCCTGCGCCGTTCGATATCCCTCGCTACATACTCAAGGTGTTCTTTCATACGCGACATTCCGGGTCGCCAGCGCACCATTGGATGCGTGAACAGATGGTTTCTGCGTTAAGCGCATTGCCGAATCCAGCAAGGACAGGCTGA
- a CDS encoding Ribosomal protein S18 acetylase RimI (manually curated), which produces MTTPSFRQAIPSDTDRCFEIETSAYEGDEAATRNKITTRIFQYPQGFLVMELHGKVIGFINSGCAFEVVMSDEAFKELVGHDPAAPNVVIMSVVIDPAHQGKGYSSLLMRTFVSQMSEMGKKTIHLMCKERHVGLYERLGYSYLKPSSSDHGGMSWHEMVMAI; this is translated from the coding sequence ATGACAACTCCGAGCTTCCGACAAGCGATTCCATCAGATACTGACCGCTGCTTTGAAATCGAGACTTCGGCCTATGAGGGCGACGAAGCTGCCACGCGGAATAAGATTACCACTCGTATCTTCCAGTACCCGCAAGGGTTCCTTGTGATGGAACTCCACGGGAAAGTGATCGGCTTTATCAACAGCGGGTGTGCGTTCGAAGTGGTCATGTCCGACGAAGCGTTTAAGGAACTTGTCGGGCACGACCCTGCCGCGCCGAACGTCGTAATCATGTCGGTGGTGATCGACCCGGCGCACCAGGGTAAAGGCTACTCGTCGTTGCTGATGCGGACCTTCGTCTCGCAGATGTCTGAGATGGGCAAGAAAACCATTCACCTCATGTGCAAGGAGCGTCACGTCGGGCTGTATGAACGCCTTGGCTATAGCTATCTCAAGCCGTCCAGTTCCGATCATGGCGGCATGTCATGGCATGAGATGGTAATGGCCATTTGA
- a CDS encoding Uncharacterized conserved protein YraI, whose translation MQKKIVIRAITGGVCLMALSGAAFAQSLAYTNQPVDVYAGPSGDYPVVAQVPPGVQLAVYGCVTDYSWCDVGAPGLRGWVYGGYLDYPYQGTEVPIMTYGVQIGLPVVVFSFGTYWDHYYRGQPWYNDRNRWANHPPPMRGAPPPHGGPPAAGGPAMNPRPVMHGGPQPQPQPGYAHGPAQPQPGYAHGPAQPPGQMTRAPQGQTAAHPGGPSAEHGGETRGGNEDRNHPQDNH comes from the coding sequence GTGCAAAAGAAAATCGTCATTCGAGCCATTACGGGAGGCGTTTGCCTGATGGCGCTGTCCGGCGCGGCGTTCGCTCAATCGCTGGCGTATACGAATCAGCCCGTGGACGTTTATGCGGGTCCGTCCGGGGATTACCCGGTGGTTGCGCAAGTGCCGCCGGGCGTGCAGCTTGCGGTGTACGGCTGCGTTACCGATTACAGTTGGTGCGACGTCGGAGCGCCCGGACTGCGCGGCTGGGTCTACGGCGGATATCTCGACTATCCGTACCAGGGTACCGAGGTGCCGATCATGACTTACGGCGTGCAGATCGGGCTGCCGGTCGTGGTGTTCTCGTTCGGCACTTACTGGGATCACTACTATCGCGGCCAGCCTTGGTATAACGACCGGAACCGGTGGGCGAATCATCCGCCGCCGATGCGGGGCGCTCCACCCCCGCATGGTGGTCCGCCGGCGGCGGGCGGTCCGGCCATGAACCCGAGGCCGGTCATGCACGGCGGTCCGCAGCCGCAACCCCAGCCGGGGTACGCTCATGGGCCGGCGCAGCCGCAGCCGGGATATGCGCACGGGCCTGCGCAGCCGCCCGGACAAATGACGCGCGCTCCTCAGGGACAGACTGCCGCGCACCCTGGCGGTCCGTCCGCTGAGCACGGCGGCGAGACGCGCGGCGGCAATGAAGACCGCAATCATCCGCAGGATAACCATTAG